The Methanosarcinales archaeon genome contains a region encoding:
- a CDS encoding pyridoxal phosphate-dependent aminotransferase → MFSEKAKKIPPFYVMEVLERAQELERSGRNIIHMEVGEPDFSTAPHINQAAYDALKAGETKYTHSLGLPQLREAVARSYNNKFNLELNSNQVIITSGTSPAMLVLFMGLLDKGHEVIMSNPYYAAYPNFVEYMNGKPVFLYTKEEEGFSLNPEYVAREITPKTRAIMINSPSNPTGHVMHPKTLKGVSQVAGEIPIISDEIYQGLVYKGEDHSILEYTDNAFVLNGFSKLYAMTGWRLGYLIAPLEYIRPLQKIQQNFFICANSFVQHAGVAALEGPQDHVKEMVNTYDKRRRFILDRLKDIGFGINSEPEGAYYVLANASEFSGDSLELSRIILEEAGVAVTPGIDFGKGAEGYLRFSYANNLANIKEGMDRIDRYLNN, encoded by the coding sequence ATGTTCTCAGAAAAAGCAAAAAAAATCCCGCCTTTTTATGTAATGGAAGTCCTTGAAAGAGCACAGGAACTGGAACGATCAGGCAGAAACATCATTCACATGGAGGTGGGTGAACCTGACTTTTCAACTGCGCCGCATATCAATCAAGCAGCTTATGATGCACTAAAAGCGGGAGAAACAAAATATACCCACAGCCTGGGACTGCCCCAATTAAGGGAAGCTGTGGCCAGGTCATATAATAACAAATTCAACCTGGAATTAAACTCCAACCAGGTGATTATCACTTCAGGCACCAGCCCTGCAATGCTGGTACTGTTCATGGGTCTTCTGGATAAGGGGCATGAAGTGATCATGTCAAACCCATACTATGCTGCCTATCCGAATTTTGTGGAATATATGAACGGGAAACCCGTATTTTTATATACAAAAGAAGAAGAAGGGTTCAGCCTTAATCCCGAATATGTGGCCCGGGAGATAACACCTAAGACCCGTGCTATAATGATCAATTCCCCTTCAAATCCTACTGGACATGTGATGCATCCCAAAACCTTAAAAGGTGTATCACAGGTTGCAGGAGAGATACCAATAATCTCTGATGAGATATACCAGGGTCTGGTCTACAAAGGGGAGGATCATTCCATACTTGAATATACTGATAATGCATTTGTATTGAACGGTTTTTCCAAGCTGTATGCAATGACAGGGTGGAGGCTGGGATACCTTATTGCTCCATTAGAATATATCAGGCCCCTGCAAAAGATACAGCAGAACTTCTTTATCTGTGCCAACAGCTTTGTCCAGCATGCCGGTGTTGCAGCGCTGGAAGGGCCACAAGATCATGTAAAAGAGATGGTCAATACATATGACAAACGCAGACGTTTTATTCTTGATCGCTTAAAAGACATAGGCTTTGGGATAAACAGTGAACCTGAAGGGGCATATTACGTTCTAGCAAATGCCAGTGAATTCAGCGGCGATTCTCTTGAACTCAGCCGTATTATCCTTGAAGAAGCAGGGGTGGCCGTAACACCTGGTATTGATTTCGGGAAGGGTGCCGAAGGTTATCTCAGATTTTCATATGCCAATAACCTTGCAAATATCAAGGAAGGAATGGATAGAATAGATAGATATCTAAATAATTAG